A genomic stretch from Phaeodactylum tricornutum CCAP 1055/1 chromosome 22, whole genome shotgun sequence includes:
- a CDS encoding predicted protein, which produces MCVTGAHPDTAVSYASVSRTTERPFRPRHVSVRTKESLVILRRSVTRWESRNEGDIPILYRLTRLHRLAYSGLLLAPDRTGDTPRMSRRRLSWTWRLVVIAASVVTWGCADDWHRSGLPNHLSSPYAVSAASLRLYEHRNGTDNDIALPRDPRIHRNSLVRESRTTRLVTSDTDTDQAPSYNEPLFPATTRLQSLKDKTATLEEQKKPLALEFEDTEFDDYTDHHEQRELMDPNTEDPSSLRLESPLSYRYYGRNQARTHSAGSIPFILLGPNVDHWKITGQELAARGFSVMACERTKGGSDGGNRESSNSAIDETLDAEIGTNLVLELMDALRWNKAVLVGCDSESVLAIQAAVHLAPERIVGFVLCGNLESAQEFAAQFDDSASRNSKTQALAIDRFLARYLECPYTVVWDGDAPINPANGATPGVGTSSSIMSMMDTATIDPFHGHRSLVVGGGTAPHRRRPKLFAWILTRFVEEKIAPAVSVTQAPRAGGGMIMPPHQTNGHEATETDTPKWHFPLAFRLNEFLTPESRVVVGRMIASVLLYGTAMKVAIVQYENVRDGIFMVSSIRQRAIRIVGSVLGFFVGQGTRRDPSNTVAGHRLVSQAEPSPIFEADQDEVEKKQLETLEEHAKEKEDAFLDEPTADEKAIDGPKKTEQSVPHPSEQFRPIFFLDHRFTPSFPIPTNLKQIVLVVNIGIRNSLNFNNVILTLIRMIWARTTYFSPFFFPGVCSKYATSPFKFIIPISPHEINILAACEAAIHDQTNQKHTSERDLIAVFSDVDGTLVHYPSDLDLLPKIKGNRILQLPPSATGLRGVISSITLQRCQEIRQEGVALVLRLPYLPKADAYCSEAGGRIFYPVQSGARSFTPEAYDGADDEALKPFGLSEDLKWKALMSMEDAAGKDGYSGNEILDFKSVQKPVSEREGLLWTFATDLLRRGYILDTDGYSCCFRINEKQQTNSSLFNLLLNGAVSVPSGLSTSTNLGCVDFYPNTSGKKNCCQYIAQKLSGGLPDVLSDHCVCLCDDDNDIEMATACAHAYLPDVSSTSLADMIRSNPSQFTRTQGNGVEGTAATDAALALVLQRI; this is translated from the exons ATGTGTGTGACGGGGGCGCATCCCGACACTGCCGTGTCGTACGCATCGGTATCGCGCACGACAGAGAGGCCCTTTCGGCCGAGACACGTTTCTGTCCGAACCAAAGAATCTCTCGTTATCCTGCGTCGCTCGGTCACCCGATGGGAATCTCGAAACGAAGGAGACATACCCATCCTATACCGTCTCACCCGCTTACACCGTTTAGCATACTCTGGCTTGCTGCTCGCTCCCGACCGGACTGGAGACACACCAAGAATGTCACGACGTCGATTATCCTGGACTTGGCGTCTCGTAGTGATCGCCGCTAGCGTAGTGACGTGGGGGTGCGCGGACGACTGGCATCGGAGCGGACTACCGAACCATCTATCCTCGCCATACGCGGTGTCCGCCGCATCGCTCCGACTCTACGAACACCGCAACGGAACCGACAACGATATCGCGCTTCCGAGGGATCCACGAATACACCGCAACAGTCTCGTCCGTGAATCAAGGACCACTCGACTCGTCACGTCCGACACGGACACGGATCAAGCGCCTTCCTATAACGAACCCCTCTTTCCGGCAACGACGAGACTCCAAAGTTTGAAAGACAAGACGGCAACACTtgaagaacaaaagaaacCTCTCGCGTTGGAGTTTGAGGATACAGAGTTCGACGATTATACGGACCACCACGAGCAAAGGGAGTTAATGGATCCCAACACCGAGGACCCTTCCTCCTTACGGCTAGAATCACCGCTTTCCTATCGTTATTACGGACGCAATCAAGCGCGAACCCACTCGGCTGGATCGATTCCGTTTATACTTCTCGGACCCAATGTGGATCACTGGAAAATTACGGGCCAAGAATTGGCGGCACGAGGATTCAGTGTCATGGCGTGCGAACGAACCAAGGGGGGCAGTGATGGTGGCAACAGAGAGAGCTCAAACAGTGCAATAGACGAAACACTGGACGCGGAAATTGGCACCAATTTGGTTCTGGAACTCATGGATGCGCTACGCTGGAACAAGGCAGTCTTGGTAGgctgtgacagtgaatccgTCTTGGCCATTCAAGCAGCGGTGCATTTGGCACCCGAACGGATTGTGGGATTTGTATTGTGCGGGAATCTAGAGAGTGCTCAAGAATTTGCCGCGCAATTTGATGATTCTGCTTCGCGCAATAGTAAAACCCAAGCCTTGGCCATTGATCGATTCCTTGCGCGCTACTTGGAATGTCCATACACCGTGGTTTGGGACGGAGATGCCCCCATCAACCCTGCGAACGGTGCCACGCCTGGCGTGGGTACCAGTAGCAGTATCATGTCCATGATGGATACAGCGACTATAGACCCGTTCCATGGACATCGGAGTTTGGTCGTTGGAGGTGGAACAGCTCCGCATCGACGACGGCCGAAACTGTTCGCCTGGATTTTGACTCGCTTTgtcgaagaaaagattgccCCCGCCGTCTCGGTTACGCAAGCCCCTCGTGCTGGCGGTGGCATGATCATGCCACCGCACCAGACAAATGGGCACGAAGCAACAGAAACGGACACGCCCAAGTGGCACTTCCCACTGGCTTTTCGGCTGAACGAGTTCCTGACACCCGAATCCAGGGTGGTCGTTGGACGGATGATCGCCTCGGTATTACTCTACGGGACCGCAATGAAGGTGGCTATTGTTCAGTACGAGAATGTACGCGATGGGATCTTCATGGTATCTTCCATTCGCCAACGCGCCATCCGAATAGTTGGTTCCGTTTTGGGCTTTTTTGTGGGGCAAGGGACACGTCGTGATCCTAGCAACACTGTGGCGGGACATCGACTTGTGTCCCAAGCAGAGCCAAGTCCAATATTCGAAGCGGATCAGGACGAAGTCGAGAAGAAACAATTGGAAACGCTTGAAGAGCAcgcgaaagaaaaagaagacgcCTTCTTGGACGAGCCTACGGCTGACGAGAAAGCCATTGACGGGCCCAAGAAAACCGAACAGAGTGTACCACATCCGTCCGAACAATTTCGGCCCATTTTCTTTCTAGATCAC AGGTTTACTCCTTCATTTCCAATTCCTACAAATTTGAA GCAAATTGTTTTGGTCGTGAATATTGGAATACGGAATTCGCTCAATTTTAACAATGTCATTTTGACCTTGATCCGAATGATTTGGGCTCGAACGACATACTTTTCTCCATTCTTCTTTC CCGGCGTGTGCTCAAAGTATGCAACATCGCCATTCAAATTTATCATTCCTATCTCCCCGCACGAAATTAATATTTTGGCTGCTTGTGAGGCTGCTATTCAT GACCAGACGAACCAGAAACATACAAGTGAGAGAGACCTCATTGCTGTCTTTAGCGATGTCGATGGAACACTAGTACATTACCCTTCGGATCTTGATTTATTGCCTAAAATCAAAGGCAACCGGATACTTCAGCTTCCGCCAAGCGCAACTGGTCTTCGAGGAGTAATTTCCTCCATAACGCTTCAACGTTGTCAAGAAATTCGTCAAGAAGGCGTCGCCCTGGTACTT AGACTTCCGTACCTGCCAAAAGCAGATGCTTACTGCAGCGAGGCTGGGGGCAGAATTTTCTATCCGGTGCAGTCTGGAGCTCGTTCCTTTACGCCTGAAGCTTACGACggcgccgacgacgaggcCCTCAAACCGTTCGGTCTATCTGAAGAtttgaaatggaaagcgttgATGTCTATGGAAGATGCCGCTGGAAAAGACGGTTACAGCGGAAACGAAATATTAGATTTCAAGTCGGTTCAAAAGCCAGTCTCCGAACGCGAAGGCCTTCTGTGGACTTTTGCGACCGACCTTCTTCGCCGTGGCTATATTCTCGATACCGACGGATATTCCTGTTGCTTTCGTATCAATGAAAAGCAGCAAACAAATTCTTCGCTTTTTAATTTACTTTTGAATGGCGCTGTCAGCGTTCCATCAGGCCTATCTACCAGCACGAATCTTGGTTGCGTCGACTTCTATCCGAATACGAGTGGAAAGAAGAACTG CTGTCAGTACATTGCGCAAAAGTTGAGCGGCGGATTGCCGGACGTCTTGAGCGATCATTGTGTATGTCtttgtgacgacgacaacgatatCGAAATGGCAACCGCCTGCGCTCATGCATACTTGCCGGATGTAAGCTCCACGAGTCTTGCCGACATGATTCGGTCGAATCCGTCACAATTCACGAGAACACAGGGCAATGGCGTCGAAGGAACGGCTGCTACGGATGCAGCTCTAGCTTTGGTTTTGCAACGGATATAA
- a CDS encoding predicted protein encodes MVQRSTTSISLLLLAISFVWRCIATETSLRVVTREELAVHDGKQNDALWLSILGEVYDVTAGKEYYGENGPYSVFVGKDGSVPFVTGTFTEEEAAKPLSVLEPQQMYGIENWRSFYETEEKYKYIGVLEGVLYDRDGNPTDELLRLRGVLAEAKVEAERREAARKEKIRQRRLKKEAAEQAAQNTASKNGEL; translated from the coding sequence ATGGTGCAACGGTCGACTACCTCGATTTCTCTATTACTGCTGGCAATTTCGTTTGTGTGGAGATGCATCGCAACCGAAACGAGTTTGCGAGTCGTGACCCGGGAAGAACTCGCGGTGCACGACGGCAAACAAAACGACGCCCTGTGGCTCAGCATACTCGGTGAAGTCTACGACGTGACGGCTGGGAAGGAATACTATGGTGAAAATGGACCGTACTCTGTGTTTGTGGGGAAAGACGGATCGGTTCCGTTCGTGACGGGTACATTTACGGAGGAAGAAGCCGCCAAGCCGTTAAGTGTGTTGGAACCCCAGCAGATGTACGGAATCGAGAACTGGCGAAGCTTTTACGAGACTGAGGAAAAATACAAATACATAGGAGTACTGGAGGGTGTACTGTACGACAGAGACGGAAACCCTACCGACGAATTGCTGAGACTACGAGGAGTGTTGGCGGAAGCAAAAGTAGAAGCCGAGCGACGAGAAGCCGCCCGCAAGGAAAAGATTCGACAACGGCGactcaaaaaggaagccgccGAACAAGCCGCTCAAAACACAGCTAGCAAAAACGGAGAACTGTAA
- a CDS encoding predicted protein produces the protein MDSINDANSNVAKEGNSNATAKVPDLTEKAVPCPTTSMELTVNSNKTQISRIRAHTSVEDSAAGKTNSTSGQSETLPKQNTTNSSEGCESIDASTNSTSQSDDKTSKPDQDTKRSENGNKKRDRSKLRKGKWSIEEEEYTSRIIHYFSTGFISLPEGSTLRSYLADKLNCDPMRITKKYAGASCLGRRVYQFRDRVQPTMTEIQIAKAELDHLERRFRLRVEEGHSALSLPAHSDMLVSLSQQVDKLMLPNVAASATAPTVQSWGAPPSQGFSTLGAQQLAPAPIAQVPFSFQTSASGQWLLPNTPASAVSVSALPPFPVAAAPSSQDVSNAVASWAFAQVAASLVPALSQLANLQQQQQQQQLPQQPSLTHASPPPQSSCREPPITNSDLQPQDFAKKLQATYEQHLKSTIQSSNDSDRQSQVFAKQLQETYERHLLSLTQNEKSSENLHSKVQQVELLQYL, from the exons ATGGACTCTATCAACGATGCGAATAGCAACGTAGCAAAGGAAGGGAATTCTAATGCAACCGCGAAAGTCCCGGACCTGACCGAGAAGGCAGTCCCGTGTCCAACGACCAGCAtggagctcacagtcaattccaACAAGACGCAGATTTCCCGGATACGCGCACATACTAGTGTCGAGGACAGCGCTGCAGGTAAAACCAACTCGACCAGCGGACAATCCGAAACGCTCCCAAAGCAGAACACGACGAATTCGTCCGAAGGCTGTGAATCGATCGATGCCAGCACAAATTCCACTTCACAAAGTGACGATAAAACCAGCAAACCGGACCAGGACACCAAGCGAAGCGAAAATGGTAACAAAAAGCGAGATCGCTCCAAATTACGCAAGGGGAAATGGTCG ATtgaggaagaagagtacACCTCTCGGATCATTCACTACTTCAGTACGGGTTTTATTTCACTCCCAGAAGGATCGACATTGAGATCGTACCTCGCCGACAAACTAAACTGCGATCCCATGAGAATCACTAAAAAGTATGCCGGGGCTTCCTGCTTGGGACGTCGGGTTTACCAGTTTCGGGATAGGGTGCAGCCTACGATGACAGAAATTCAGATTGCAAAAGCTGAGCTCGATCACTTGGAGCGCCGCTTCCGTCTACGGGTCGAGGAGGGCCATTCGGCTTTGTCGCTTCCAGCTCATTCCGATATGCTAGTATCGCTATCTCAACAAGTGGATAAGTTGATGCTTCCTAACGTGGCAGCTTCGGCGACGGCACCGACTGTTCAGTCCTGGGGAGCTCCTCCGAGTCAGGGGTTTTCTACTCTCGGGGCGCAGCAGCTTGCGCCCGCGCCGATCGCACAAGTGcccttttcttttcaaaccaGTGCCTCAGGGCAGTGGTTACTACCGAACACTCCAGCTTCCGCTGTTTCTGTATCAGCCTTGCC ACCATTCCCTGTCGCTGCGGCCCCTAGCTCACAGGATGTTTCTAACGCAGTTGCCTCCTGGGCGTTTGCACAGGTTGCTGCGTCGCTAGTCCCGGCCTTGTCGCAACTAGCCAAcctacaacaacaacaacagcagcagcagctccCACAGCAACCGTCTTTGACTCACGCTTCGCCTCCACCACAATCATCTTGCAGAGAGCCGCCTATAACAAACTCCGATTTGCAGCCACAGGATTTCGCCAAGAAACTTCAAGCAACGTATGAACAGCACTTGAAGTCTACCATTCAATCGAGCAACGACTCTGACCGTCAGAGCCAAGTTTTTGCGAAACAATTGCAAGAGACCTATGAGCGGCATTTGCTTTCTCTGACTCAGAACGAAAAATCTTCGGAGAATTTACATTCAA AGGTGCAGCAAGTGGAACTTCTTCAGTATCTTTAG
- a CDS encoding predicted protein: MIRIARLPKTSLTGFRRADVRRVRQTNLRIAASHSVKACCRARFHSSVATTAVERDGFDQNGTQAEIQRLQHVRNVGIFAHVDAGKTTVTERMLALAGIVKHAGSVDDGNTVTDYLPAERERGITIQSAAISFEWGWHNNRSGDDFDANDNVTIALIDTPGHVDFSVEVNRSVAVLDGAVLVVDAVAGVQAQTETVWRAMTRPSLNNHATTEEVRDTSRRLSNQNDHAHEPLPCLALVNKMDKDGCHFGNAINSIKQKLPGANPIPTQIPIFQSSNKIPTSSLFSRNLVAVPVDDLSAETGQFVGVVDLVHMRAIVWPDHVGNVSNVEECVPQVLPLLKTGTRQPIDETCHITKAAMDARQEFIEAMAECDERIEEFYLNEQQPSNAELRAALRRATLAQKALPVMASAALRGRGVEPVLDAIADLLPSPLDRLPPALTLLDEGMAPTKSNATARTPGKRVTIGHPLHPTLLALVFKVVHMKGRGGSGDGRVVFARVYSGELRDRDTVQVISPPVLGEPAQKPRTERIGGMLELAGGTFGNLQEGVCKSGDVCALVNLKSVATGDTIMVAPRKQKKGKKVEPLFCLSGVASPKPVLTVRLEAESTEKQTRLSEVLTLLSIEDPSLVVEENDSVTLLSGLGELHIEVALDRIQRDKRLQAAIHLQLEPAWCHASPDSPCMILTDPAVTVSEEARSFLQVSEVATEEELVLKSVVFKALVEGCRGALKRGPLGPYSMANVRCHVVNVDAEEGLASLNAMPGALRAAAAHAISTLLTEHKSSCTILEPTMSVEVTLPNDMVGSVLSDLTGRRGTVGDVLVGEQEGYVLSKALLRGDVPLIEILGYATRLRSLTAGEGAFTAEYKGHSPASH; the protein is encoded by the exons ATGATCCGCATCGCTCGACTTCCCAAGACGAGTCTAACAGGCTTCCGACGAGCCGACGTTCGTCGCGTGCGCCAAACCAATCTCCGGATTGCAGCATCCCATTCGGTCAAGGCGTGTTGTCGTGCACGCTTCCACAGTTCGGTTGCGACGACAGCCGTAGAGAGGGACGGATTCGACCAAAATGGAACACAGGCGGAAATCCAGAGACTCCAGCACGTACGGAACGTTGGAATCTTTGCGCACGTGGATGCTGGCAAAACAACCGTCACGGAACGGATGCTCGCGTTGGCCGGGATTGTCAAACACGCTGGCTCCGTCGATGACGGTAACACCGTGACAGACTATCTACCTGCGGAACGGGAGCGTGGAATTACGATTCAGAGTGCGGCAATTTCCTTTGAATGGGGATGGCACAACAATCGATCGGGGGACGACTTCGACGCGAACGATAACGTGACG ATTGCACTGATTGATACGCCGGGGCATGTAGACTTTTCCGTCGAGGTCAATCGGAGCGTCGCTGTCTTGGATGGTGCCGTCCTGGTCGTGGATGCCGTCGCGGGCGTCCAGGCACAAACCGAAACCGTCTGGAGGGCCATGACGCGTCCGTCATTGAACAACCACGCTACCACCGAAGAAGTCCGCGATACTTCGCGTAGACTGTCGAATCAGAACGATCACGCACACGAACCGTTGCCGTGTCTCGCCCTCGTTAACAAAATGGACAAGGACGGCTGTCACTTTGGGAACGCGATAAATTCAATCAAGCAAAAGCTACCAGGGGCCAACCCCAttccaacacaaattccGATTTTCCAGTCGAGTAACAAGATCCCTACCAGCTCTTTGTTTTCCCGCAATCTCGTGGCTGTGCCGGTGGACGACCTCTCGGCAGAAACTGGACAATTTGTCGGCGTGGTAGATCTTGTGCACATGCGTGCAATTGTGTGGCCCGATCACGTCGGCAACGTGTCGAACGTGGAAGAGTGCGTTCCGCAAGTGCTACCTCTCCTGAAAACCGGAACCCGGCAACCCATCGACGAAACATGCCATATTACCAAAGCAGCCATGGATGCTCGCCAGGAGTTCATCGAGGCCATGGCCGAATGTGACGAACGCATTGAAGAGTTCTACTTAAATGAGCAACAGCCCAGTAACGCTGAGCTTCGTGCAGCGTTAAGACGAGCCACCTTGGCGCAAAAGGCCCTCCCCGTCATGGCTTCGGCTGCTCTTCGGGGACGCGGTGTGGAGCCAGTTTTGGATGCGATTGCCGATCTGTTGCCGTCACCACTGGACCGTCTTCCACCAGCTTTGACACTACTAGACGAAGGCATGGCTCCAACCAAATCAAACGCGACTGCTCGCACTCCTGGAAAACGCGTAACTATTGGACACCCACTACACCCTACGCTGCTAGCGTTGGTGTTTAAGGTTGTTCACATGAAAGGACGTGGAGGCAGTGGTGATGGGCGTGTAGTTTTTGCTCGGGTATACTCTGGTGAACTGCGTGATCGCGACACGGTGCAAGTCATTTCTCCTCCCGTGTTAGGCGAGCCTGCACAAAAACCGCGGACGGAACGTATTGGTGGAATGCTCGAGCTGGCGGGTGGTACTTTTGGTAATCTACAGGAAGGCGTCTGCAAAAGTGGCGATGTTTGCGCTTTGGTAAATCTTAAAAGTGTGGCCACTGGGGACACCATAATGGTCGCGCCTAGGAAACAAAAGAAGGGAAAAAAAGTCGAACCTCTGTTCTGTCTTTCCGGAGTGGCCTCACCAAAGCCCGTACTGACGGTGCGCTTAGAGGCGGAGTCGACGGAAAAGCAAACCCGCTTATCGGAAGTGCTCACGCTTTTGTCGATAGAAGATCCGAGTCTCGTCGTCGAAGAAAATGATTCGGTTACTCTGCTATCGGGACTCGGTGAGCTACACATTGAGGTCGCTCTCGACCGGATCCAAA GAGACAAGAGACTGCAAGCTGCCATTCACTTACAACTGGAACCTGCGTGGTGCCATGCATCACCCGACTCGCCGTGCATGATTCTGACCGATCCTGCCGTGACCGTCAGTGAAGAGGCTAGATCGTTTTTGCAAGTCAGCGAGGTTGcgacggaagaagagctGGTGCTTAAATCCGTAGTCTTCAAGGCGCTGGTGGAAGGATGCCGGGGCGCCCTGAAGCGGGGTCCGCTTGGCCCTTACTCGATGGCCAATGTCAGATGTCACGTTGTAAATGTTGATGCCGAGGAGGGTCTGGCTAGTTTGAATGCAATGCCCGGAGCTTTGCGTGCCGCAGCAGCCCACGCAATCTCGACACTCTTGACGGAACACAAATCTTCTTGTACTATTCTGGAACCAACTATGAGCGTCGAAGTAACACTTCCAAACGATATGGTGGGTTCGGTTCTTTCAGACTTGACTGGTCGGAGGGGAACCGTTGGCGACGTTCTCGTAGGAGAGCAGGAAGGATACGTACTGTCCAAGGCGCTGCTTCGCGGTGACGTTCCACTAATTGAAATCCTGGGGTACGCCACCCGTCTGAGAAGCCTCACGGCTGGCGAGGGTGCCTTTACCGCGGAGTACAAAGGTCATAGCCCTGCATCACACTAA
- a CDS encoding predicted protein yields MGQQCFVLSDPKLPDNPIVFASPGFYKLTGYTSREVLGRNCRFLQGPGTDAKAVDVIRKAVGTGSDATVCLLNYKADGTPFWNQFFIAALRDSDNCIVNYVSFAFFGV; encoded by the coding sequence ATGGGACAGCAATGCTTTGTGCTGTCGGATCCGAAACTACCCGACAATCCGATTGTGTTTGCAAGCCCAGGGTTTTACAAATTGACGGGTTACACCAGTCGGGAAGTTCTGGGACGAAATTGTCGCTTCCTTCAGGGACCAGGCACGGATGCCAAGGCTGTCGACGTTATTCGAAAAGCTGTGGGCACCGGCTCCGATGCAACAGTCTGCTTGCTGAACTACAAGGCTGATGGAACTCCGTTTTGGAACCAGTTCTTTATTGCCGCGCTCCGAGACTCGGACAATTGCATCGTGAATTACGTAagttttgctttttttgGTGTTTGA
- a CDS encoding predicted protein, whose translation MYVSINDAVFFPETFFGRESTLLKTPIGIDDTKRATRRYFENSTERTSLEPVPRPSIEDLVVGPKVTGNVAWLLQFAVLGFPKCGTSFMMRYLGQHDEIAMLTDKEHCELTTGTKDSFLVKTLLDKLPSGNYARGLKCPKQLEDPLAMDRLFRYFPNVRVIVGVRHPVLWNLSPSTNVRAVCTERAKFHNHLARLRKTSMESTEERQHFSADVQNVSYAHGFSETKVFLYDMAQLEDKNQNRSDILLDDLRSFLRVTKPFSQKVRKEKRIVSNAIRIDICDVEYDHLREVLLVTGVEASRWIRRFFVHAEGVTVSSPDFMDQLLAKWEEDPCEERRAKSNASLSRPDRTT comes from the exons ATGTATGTGAGCATAAACGACGCAGTATTTTTTCCCGAAACATTTTTCGGTAGGGAGTCAACACTGTTGAAGACCCCCATTGGGATAGATGACACCAAGCGCGCTACTAGAAGGTATTTCGAGAATTCGACGGAGCGAACTTCACTGGAACCTGTTCCTAGACCTTCGATTGAAGACCTCGTTGTTGGACCAAAAGTAACGGGTAATGTTGCGTGGCTCCTGCAGTTTGCTGTGTTGGGATTCCCCAAATGCGGCACATCCTTCATGATGCGCTATCTCGGCCAGCACGACGAAATAGCCATGCTGACAGATAAGGAACACTGCGAACTGACTACGGGTACAAAAGACTCTTTTCTTGTCAAGACCCTGTTAGACAAACTTCCCAGCGGAAACTACGCGCGCGGCCTGAAGTGTCCGAAACAGCTAGAGGACCCTTTGGCCATGGATCGCCTCTTCCGGTATTTTCCGAATGTAAGAGTAATTGTTGGGGTCCGGCACCCCGTCCTTTG GAATCTCAGTCCATCTACAAATGTACGTGCTGTATGTACCGAACGAGCCAAGTTTCACAATCATTTAGCTCGCTTGAGAAAGACGAGCATGGAGAGCACGGAGGAGCGACAGCACTTCTCGGCCGACGTGCAGAATGTGTCGTATGCCCATGGTTTCTCCGAAACGAAAGTGTTTTTGTACGATATGGCACAGCTCGAGGACAAAAACCAGAACCGTTCCGATATCCTTTTAGACGACTTGCGGAGTTTCCTGCGCGTCACGAAGCCTTTTTCTCAGAAGGTTAGGAAGGAGAAAAGAATAGTTTCCAACGCAATACGCATTGACATTTGTGACGTTGAGTACGACCATTTGCGCGAGGTACTTTTGGTTACCGGCGTGGAGGCATCGAGATGGATCCGTCGTTTTTTTGTCCATGCCGAGGGTGTGACAGTGTCGTCACCCGACTTTATGGATCAGTTATTGGCCAAGTGGGAAGAAGATCCTTGCGAAGAGCGCCGGGCCAAGAGCAACGCCTCTCTATCCAGGCCGGATCGCACTACCTAA
- a CDS encoding predicted protein translates to MDGVEDAQDTVVRLETLDQKHLPQVADLFREAFANKRCCGVFAVAESVAGMQKRYASYSAEKFQLGVVALRGDEVLGFCQMTTRKLPMYPSGAHHCEAGEMYIETIAVSDRARGQGIGGKLLRWSEEKARAEHMKKLTLEVFQGNRAIGLYERFGFKIVPPDGDCVDACCENVTVCCFFGRPYGWCHPKWGTHIMIKHLE, encoded by the coding sequence ATGGACGGTGTGGAGGATGCGCAGGACACCGTGGTTCGACTCGAAACGCTGGACCAAAAGCACTTGCCCCAAGTCGCGGATCTCTTTCGGGAAGCCTTTGCGAATAAAAGGTGTTGTGGAGTGTTCGCCGTGGCGGAGTCGGTGGCTGGAATGCAGAAAAGGTACGCCAGCTATTCCGCCGAAAAGTTTCAGTTGGGTGTGGTTGCTCTACGTGGCGATGAAGTGCTCGGCTTTTGCCAAATGACCACCCGGAAGTTGCCCATGTATCCTTCGGGGGCCCATCATTGCGAGGCCGGCGAAATGTACATCGAAACGATCGCCGTCAGTGACCGGGCACGGGGTCAAGGAATCGGAGGAAAGCTCCTGCGATGGTCGGAGGAAAAGGCGAGAGCGGAACACATGAAAAAGCTAACGCTGGAGGTCTTTCAAGGGAATCGTGCCATTGGTTTGTACGAAAGGTTcggcttcaaaatcgttCCGCCCGACGGAGACTGTGTAGACGCGTGTTGTGAGAATGTGACAGTGTGCTGCTTCTTCGGTCGACCCTACGGATGGTGCCATCCCAAATGGGGGACACATATCATGATCAAACATCTCGAGTGA
- a CDS encoding predicted protein encodes MDGAFDLLHYGHMNAFRLGRSLGTHLVVGVNSDESISQCKGPPLMNDEERMTMVSACKFVDEILPNCPYIMNREYLDYVIETYKIDYVIHGDDPCIVDGKDVYAAAKEAGKYRGIPRTEGVSTTDIVGRMLLMTKEHHYHNETSSIDERDDEVPKSPGSSREWLGRQSKFLTTSRMLQLFSADVQAPTPHMRVVYIDGAWDLFHPGHVAILRAARERGDYLIVGIHGDATVNRVRGMNLPLMNLHERVLSVLGCRFADDVLIDAPYDVSMEMIASLNISEVVGTNDHDIGEFEMKSQTHRYRHAEQAGLLHLMDIPSKFNMGRIVERIQRNQEAYQAKFERKMAAEREFYEQKRASEYDAAFHEGRVTFVS; translated from the exons ATGGACGGTGCCTTTGATCTGCTTCACTACGGACATATGAATGCGTTTCGTCTTGGTCGTTCACTTGGAACACACCTGGTGGTCGGAGTCAACTCGGACGAGTCTATCAGCCAATGCAAAGGGCCTCCCCTCATGAACGACGAGGAACGGATGACCATGGTTAGTGCTTGCAagtttgtcgacgaaatcTTGCCCAATTGTCCATACATTATGAATCGCGAATATTTAGACTACGTTATTGAAACGTACAAGATCGATTACGTCATTCATGGTGACGACCCGTGCATCGTGGACGGTAAAGATGTATatgccgccgccaaggaagCCGGAAAGTACAGGGGAATTCCACGAACGGAAGGAGTTTCCACTACCGACATTGTCGGCCGTATGCTCCTCATGACCAAGGAACACCACTATCACAACGAGACTTCCTCGATCGACGAACGAGACGATGAGGTGCCAAAATCTCCTGGAAGTTCGCGGGAGTGGCTCGGGCGACAATCCAAATTTTTGACGACTAGTCGTATGCTGCAATTATTCAGTGCCGACGTACAGGCACCCACACCACACATGCGGGTTGTTTACATCGATGGAGCCTGGGACTTATTTCACCCTGGCCACGTGGCGATCCTGAGAGCTGCTCGTGAA CGTGGTGATTATCTAATTGTCGGTATTCACGGTGATGCCACCGTCAATCGCGTTCGGGGAATGAACTTGCCACTCATGAATTTGCATGAACGCGTACTCAGTGTTTTGGGTTGCCGATTCGCTGACGACGTTCTGATTGACGCACCGTATGATGTCTCCATGGAAATGATTGCCTCACTTAATATTTCGGAAGTCGTCGGTACCAACGATCACGACATTGGTGAATTTGAGATGAAATCACAGACGCATCGGTACCGGCATGCGGAACAAGCTGGGTTATTGCATTTGATGGACATTCCGAGCAAATTTAACATGGGACGAATTGTGGAACGCATCCAACGCAATCAGGAAGCCTACCAAGCCAAATTTGAACGGAAAATGGCAGCAGAGCGAGAATTCTATGAGCAGAAGCGCGCCAGTGAATACGATGCGGCCTTTCATGAAGGAAGAGTAACTTTTGTGAGCTAG